From Glycine soja cultivar W05 chromosome 4, ASM419377v2, whole genome shotgun sequence, the proteins below share one genomic window:
- the LOC114410758 gene encoding uncharacterized protein LOC114410758 — translation MECISTSFFSVAVNGSIYGHFKGQRGLRQWDPLSPYLFVLYIEYFARDIQSLKDNANFQFNPNCAVTQLSHLTFADDIMLLSRGDLPSVSAIYAKLQHFCNVSGYLGVPFLSSRLNVCHYAPLLSHITCLIQGWSRKSLSYAGKVELIRAVIQGIANFWMSIFPLPQSVLDTIIATCRNFLWGKADGGKIKPLVAWSEVCTPKKEGGLGLFNLKDWNIALLSCILWDLHSKKDSLWVRLVHHYYFKGGNVWDFISSSSDSVFIQIRDIIISKEENIEVAKLMLNSWGCNEQTLAGKMYDYIRGTRPVVHWSSIIWNPVIPSKMSFILWLATKNRLLALDRAAFLNKGFLCPLCTNEAESHAHLFFSCRISLRVWAHIRDWIPLKRQSISLQHSISALIRRRATSGV, via the exons ATGGAATGTATATCTACATCCTTCTTCAGTGTGGCAGTTAATGGTTCTATTTATGGGCATTTCAAAGGGCAGCGTGGTCTTAGGCAATGGGATCCTCTTTCCCCTTACCTTTTTGTTCTCTATATTGAATATTTTGCCCGGGATATACAAAGCCTCAAGGACAATGCCAATTTCCAATTTAATCCTAACTGTGCAGTCACTCAGCTTTCTCACTTGACATTTGCTGATGATATTATGCTCCTGTCCAGAGGAGACCTGCCCTCTGTGTCTGCAATCTATGCCAAACTGCAACACTTTTGCAATGTCTCAGG ATACTTGGGTGTTCCCTTTTTATCATCTAGGCTGAATGTCTGCCACTATGCTCCCTTACTTTCTCATATTACTTGTCTCATTCAAGGATGGAGCAGAAAATCTCTATCCTATGCAGGGAAGGTGGAGCTTATAAGGGCTGTTATTCAGGGTATTGCTAACTTCTGGATGAGTATCTTCCCCTTGCCCCAATCTGTTTTGGACACAATCATTGCTACATGCCGCAACTTTCTTTGGGGAAAAGCTGATGGTGGTAAGATCAAACCTTTGGTGGCTTGGTCTGAAGTTTGCACTCCCAAAAAAGAGGGCGGGTTAGGCCTCTTTAATCTCAAGGACTGGAACATCGCTCTCCTGTCCTGTATTCTTTGGGACTTGCACTCAAAGAAGGATTCCCTTTGGGTCCGATTGGTCCATCATTATTATTTCAAAGGAGGCAATGTGTGGGACTTTATTAGTTCCTCTTCAGACTCTGTCTTTATTCAGATCAGGGACATTATCATCtctaaagaagaaaatattgagGTAGCCAAGCTGATGCTAAATTCTTGGGGTTGTAATGAACAGACGCTTGCGGGGAAGATGTATGATTACATCAGAGGGACCAGACCTGTTGTCCACTGGAGTTCTATTATTTGGAATCCAGTCATTCCGTCAAAGATGTCCTTTATTCTGTGGCTTGCTACCAAGAACCGTCTGCTCGCTCTTGACAGAGCTGCCTTCCTGAACAAGGGTTTCCTCTGCCCTTTGTGCACTAATGAGGCAGAATCCCATGCTCATTTGTTCTTCTCTTGCAGAATTTCTCTTCGAGTTTGGGCTCATATTCGCGACTGGATTCCACTAAAAAGGCAATCTATTTCTCTTCAGCACAGTATCAGTGCTCTCATTCGTCGTAGAGCCACATCGGGCGTTTAG